A single genomic interval of Lentimicrobiaceae bacterium harbors:
- a CDS encoding four helix bundle protein: MKTTDTEIPNEQNLFRFENLRVYNKAIEHSVFAKQVLSSSVSSDAEFINKILEASVAIPVYIASGCLKSKMEFIKGLKRAKYTLVESVVHVTIAANLNYITSDVETELRNQLIELVKMIGALINSLRRNNNNNNSNSCE, translated from the coding sequence ATGAAAACAACAGATACCGAAATTCCCAATGAACAAAATCTCTTTAGGTTTGAAAACCTAAGAGTATACAACAAAGCTATTGAACATAGTGTTTTTGCGAAACAAGTATTGTCGAGTTCGGTAAGCTCTGATGCCGAATTTATCAATAAAATTTTGGAAGCCTCGGTAGCAATACCTGTTTACATTGCATCAGGCTGTTTGAAAAGTAAAATGGAATTTATAAAAGGTTTAAAACGTGCAAAATACACTTTGGTTGAAAGCGTGGTACATGTTACCATTGCTGCCAATTTGAACTATATCACGTCAGATGTAGAAACAGAATTAAGAAATCAATTAATAGAGTTGGTTAAGATGATAGGAGCCTTAATTAATTCATTACGAAGAAATAATAATAACAATAACTCAAACTCATGTGAGTAA